TCCGCCCCAGACCTCCAGCGACCAGTAGCCGGCCGCATCCAGCTGTGGGCAGATGGGCAGCATGTCCGCGGTACGCATGCGCGTGGCGATCAGCGACTGGTGGCCGTCGCGCAGCACGAGTTCGGTGATGTGGGTCCTGGGCATATTCTGCGTGGTCCTGTTGCTCGTGCCGGGGAATGGGTGCAAGCGCCCGCAGGGCTGTTTCCCGGAACCCGGGGCATGCCTGTTCCCGGGCCGGTCGTCCGAGCGGACGGTCGTCTGTGATATTTGTTTCCCGGAATCTTACTGAAACGGCTACGGCTTCTCCACCGCCGAATGCTCGAGGCGCTGGTTCAGCCCCCGACGCCCGGGATATCCGGAATCGGAGCGGTTGTAGGCAGGGACGCAGGGATGCGGGCGATGGCAGAGGTATCTGGCCCCTGCCATCGCCAGTTCACGCGGTGGTTCACAAAGTCCGCAGGAAGGCGGTGAGCGCCTTCTTCTCATCACCGGTGAGCTGCACACCCGTGACCAGATTGAAGAATTCCACCGTATCCTCCAGGGTCATCAGTCTCCCGTCATGCAGATAAGGGGGGGAATCCTTGATGCCGCGCAGGGTGAAGCTCTTGATCGGCCCTTCGGCAGTGATCCACTGACCATTGATCAGCTTCGCGTCATAAAAGCGCTCGACCTTCAGGTCATGCATTTTGTTGTCGAGATAGAAGGGCGGTTGGTGGCATTCCACACAGCGCGCCTTGCCATGGAACAACTGTTCGCCCTTGATCTCGAGATCCGTCGCCTTGGACTTATCCAGTCGCCCGAAGACGTCGAGCTTCGGAGCCGGCGGGAAGTCGAACAGGTTCTGCATCTGCGCCATCAACGCCACCTGGCTGCTGCGATCGGGCAGATTCACGCCCTTCTTGGCCCCGATCACATGATCGCCGTCAAAATAGGCGGTGCGCTGCTCGAATTCGGTGAAGTCCTCTATCGAACGCAGGGAGCGTTTCGATCCATGGATCTGCTGGTTGAACATGCCGCGCAGACTGACGGTGTCGATGCGGAAGCGGGCGGTCTGCGGGCGGGTATCCGGATTCAGGTGAAAGGTGGCATTGGTGTGGCCGTTGGCATGGCAGTCCAGGCAGGACACGCCCAGACTGGGACGCTTGACCTTGCGGTCCTCGGTCTGGTTGAACTGCTGCTGGGGAAAGGGGGTCAGCAGCAGCCGCAGGCCTTCCATCTGCACCGGAGTGAGGATACCGTGCATGATCTCGTAATAGTTGTCGATGGACAGCAGCTTGCCCTGCGACACATCACCCAATTCCGGCCGCGTGGTGAGAAAGATCGGCGGCGGGAACTCGGGGGTGAGATGATCGGGCAGATCGAAGCGGGTGTCGAAGCGCTCCAGGTTGCGATCTTCCAGTTCGCGGATGCGTTCGATCTGGGCATCGGGAAACACCATGCCGCCGGTTTCGTGCTTGGAATGCGGCAAAGGCAGGAAACCCTTGGGGAACAGCCCCTTCTCGCGGATCTCCGCCGGCGACATGGCGGCGAGATCCTCCCAACTCACCCCCTCGGGGAGCTTGACCCGCGCCCCCTCCTGGACCGGCTTGCGCCCGCCCGACATCATCACATCGGAGGGACGGTCGCTCAAATCATAACGGCGCTCCAGAAGCTTGTTATGCCGCTCTTCATACTTCGGGCGCGCGTCGACGTCGGCTTTCATCATCGCCTCGAAACCTTTGTCGGGAACGACCGGCATATAGGTCTCGGCGATCGGGTCCACGCCCTCGGCAAGCCCCATTTTCTCATGTGGTTCATACCCGGCCCATGCCGGGGCGAGGGTCAGGCTCGCCAGCGCCGCAGCGGAGCCGAACCGACCCATGAATCGCTCCAGTCTCATGATGCACCTCCCTTTGATGGTTGGATGGAACCGCCAATGGTTCCCCGCATCTTAATCCGTTCCAGCGGAATAAAACTGCATGGGTAAGAATAGATAGTGGAGGGGGAGGTGCAAGCTCAGGAGGGAGAAACCGGACAGATGCCTTCGGGTTTCAGCAACCAGGACGGATGCTGTATCACTTCTGTTACAGGACAGTGGCCACAGGCGCGGCGGCAGGATACCGCCTGGTCGGATTCCCTGGCTTGGCAGCAGGCCGCCAACTCGTTGCAGTGACGTTGCCTGAATTCAGAAACCGGCGTGCGCGGCCACGGCCGCGGCGATCACGGCCGCCATTTCGCGGGTGGGACGGTGGACGCTGTAGCGGGTCAGTTCGGGGTGGGCCTCGACGAAGCCGGTGTCGAAGCGTCCGGCGCGGAATTCGGGGGTGCGCAGGATCTCGAGGAAATAGGGGATGGTGGTCTTGACCCCGTAGACCCCGATGTCGTGCAGCGCGCGTTCGGCCCGGTTCAGCAGCCCCTCCCAGTCCCTGGCCCAGACTGTCAGCTTGGCGCACATGGAATCGTAATAGGGCGGGATGTGGTAGCCGGTGTAGATGGCGGCATCCGTACGCACCCCCGGGCCGCCCGGGGCGAAGTAACGGGTGATGCGGCCGAAGCTGGGCAGGAAGTCGTTCTGCGGGTCCTCGGCGTTGATACGGAATTCCATGGCATAGCCGCGGCGCTGGATATCGGCCTGGCCATAGCGCAGCGGCAGACCGGCGGCAACGCGGATCTGCTCCTGCACGATGTCCACCCCGGTGATCTCCTCGGTTACCGTGTGTTCGACCTGCAGCCGGGTGTTCATTTCCATGAAGTAGAAGTTGTCCTCACCCTCGAGCAGGAACTCCACCGTGCCGGCGTTCTGGTAGCCCACCGCGCGGGCCGCCTTCACGGCATACTCGCCGATGCGCTCGCGCTGGGACGGGGTGAGTTGGGGCGAAGGGGCGATCTCGATCAGTTTCTGGTGCCGGCGCTGGATGGAGCAGTCGCGCTCGAACAGGTGGATGACGTTGCCCTGGCCGTCGGCCAGGATCTGCACCTCGATGTGGCGCGGATTCACCACGCACTTCTCCAGAAACACGTCGGCGCTGCCGAAGGCCTTCTGCGCCTCGGACAGCACCCGGTCGTAGTTGCGCCTGAGGGCTTCGGGGCTGTCGCAGCGGCGGATGCCGCGGCCGCCGCCGCCGGAGGTGGCCTTGAGCATCACCGGGTAACCGATCTCGCCGGCCAGTTCCAGGGCGGCCTCCAGACTGTCCAGATTGCCCTCGCTGCCGGGGACCACCGGCACCCCGGCGGCCTGCATGCTGCGCCGCGCCTCGGTCTTGTCGCCCATGCGCCGGATCACGCCGGCGTCCGGGCCGATGAAGCGGATGCCGCGCCGGGCGCAGATCTCGGCCAGTTCGGCGTTTTCCGACAGGAAGCCGTAACCGGGATGCAGGGCGTCGCAGCCGCTGGCGTGGGCAAGGTTCACGATCCGGTGGGCGTTCAGATAGCCGGCCACGGAGTCGGGGCCGATGTTGTAGGCCTCGTCGGCCTTCTTTACATGCAGGGCATGGCGGTCGGCGTCGGTGAAGATGGCGGCCGAGCGGATGCCCAGTTCCCGGCAGGCGCGCACGATGCGCACCGCGATCTCTCCCCGGTTGGCGATGAGTACCTTTTTTATCACGTTGATTTCGCGGGGTCTGTCCTGTGAGTGGAGCTGAACCCGGCATCGGCCGGGCACTGTGTCAGCGACTTCTACGGAAAAGCCCCGGGGCTGTCAATGCCAGAGGCCGCTGCGAAACCGTGTTTCAGTTCGCCTTTTTTGTTTTGACACAGGCGCTTGGAGCCATTATGATGCGCCGCTTATGCAACCGCGCCTGCCGGACTGGATCGACCCGGCGGCCCTGATTCGCCAGGGTCGTATTCTCGAAGGGACGCTGCCCGTAGCGCGTTTCGCGCGGCTGGCCGATCAGTTGCATGACAGCGACGGCGAGATCAGGGTGGAATTGCACTTCGGCCGCTTCGATGCCGGTGTCGAGGGCATCAAGGGGCGTATCACGGGTGAGTTGCACCTGACCTGTCAGCGCTGCCTGGGGCGGATGGACTTTCCGGTGGAGCAGGAGATCAGGCTCGGCCTGGTCGAATCGGAGGCCATGATCGAGCGTCTGCCCGAGGGCTTCGAGCCCCTGCTGGCGACGGAAGACAGGCTGGCCCTGACCGAACTCATCGAGGATGAACTGCTGCTGGCGGTGGCCGATTTTCCCAAGCATGCGGAATCGGAATGCCGGACGCAGGCGACTGATCAGGATTCCGCGGAGCGGGAGATCGCTGACACGGAACATGGCGACAACCCCTTCGCCGCATTGACGGATTTGAAGAAACACTAGGCACTTATTGCAGGAGCGACACCATGGCTGTCCAACAGAATCGCAAGACCCCCTCCAAGCGCGGCATGCGCCGTTCCCATGACGCCCTGAAGGGCAAGGCCCTGTCGATCGAGCCGACCACGGGCGAGACGCATCTGCGTCATCACATCAGCCCCGACGGCTACTATCGCGGCCGCAAGGTCATCGATCGCGACCTCGACTGAAACCGATCGGCCCGACCCCGCGGCGCGCGGCAGCCGGTCGGCTCGCGCGCCGCGCGCGTTTCTGCACCCGGGCCGGGACCCAGCAACGGACAACGACACGCGTGACGGATAGGGTAGTCATCTCGCTGGATGCCATGGGAGGCGACATCGGCCCCGGGGCCGTGGTGCCTGCAGCAGTCCAGGCGCTGTCGTCCAGTCCCGCGCTGGAACTCATCCTGGTCGGCGATCAGACCGTCCTCGAGACCCATCTCCAGGCCCATCGCCAGTTGCTGGAATCCGGCCGGCTGCGCCTCCACCACGCCAGCGAGGTGGTGGGCATGGACGAGTTGCCCTCGCGGGCGCTGCGTTTCAAGAAGGATTCGTCCATGCGCGTGGCCATCAACCTGGTCAAGGACGGCACCGCCCAGGCCGCGGTCAGCGCCGGCAACACCGGCGCGCTCATGGCCACGGCGCGTTACCTGCTCAAGACCCTGCCGGGCATCGACCGGCCCGCCATCCTCACTGCCATTCCCTCGATCCAGGGCCGCACCCTGATGCTGGACCTGGGCGCCAATGTCGACTGCACCGCCGAACACCTGTTCCAGTTCGCCGTCATGGGTTCGGTGCTCGCCCATGCCGTGGAGGGCATCGAGGCGCCGCGCGTCGGCCTGCTCAATATCGGCGAGGAGGAGATCAAGGGCAACGACCAGGTCAAGGAAGCCGCGCGCCTGCTGCATGACAGCTCGCTCAACTACATCGGCTTCGTCGAGGGCGATGCCGTCTATACCGGCGATGTGGATGTAGTGGTCTGCGACGGCTTCATCGGCAATGTGGCGCTCAAGACCAGCGAGGGCGTGGCGAAGATGATCGCCCAGTTCATGCGCGAGGAGTTCAAACGCAATCCGCTGACCCGGCTGGCCGGGCTGGTCGCGCTGCCGGTGCTGCGCGCCTTCCGGCGCCGGGTCGATCCGCGCAACTACAACGGCGCCAGCCTGCTGGGCCTGCGCGGCATTGTGATCAAGAGCCATGGCAGCGCCGATGCCCAGGCCTTTGCCCACGCCATCGAGGTGGCGGTCAAGGAGGTCGACAAGGCGGTCCCCGACCGCATCGACCATCAACTGGAAGCCCAATTGACTGAAAGGCAGGCGGTGTGACCTACGCACGCATCACAGGCACCGGCAGCTATCTGCCCGAGAAGGTGCTGACCAATCACGACCTGGAGCAGATGGTCGAGACCAACGACCAGTGGATCCGGGAACGCACCGGCATCGAGAAGCGTCACATCGCCGCCGACAACCAGACCACCTGCGATCTGGCCGAGCAGGCCGCCCGCCGGGCACTGGAAGCCGCCGGACGCAGCACCGACGACATCGATCTCATCATCGTCGCCACCACCACGCCGGACCGGGTCTTTCCCAGCACCGCCTGCCTGGTGCAGCAGCGCCTGGACATCCACGGCTGCGCGGCCTTCGACGTCCAGGCCGTTTGCACCGGCTTCGTCTACGCCCTGGGCGTGGCCGACAAGTTCATCCGCACCGGGGCGGCGAAATGCGCCCTGGTGATCGGTGCCGAGACGCTGTCACGCATCATCGACTGGACCGACCGCAGCACCTGCGTGCTGTTCGGCGACGGCGCCGGGGCGGTGATCCTCGAGGCGAGCGAAGCGCCGGGGATCCTGTCCACGCATCTGCACGCCGACGGCAACTATGAGAGCCTGCTGACGGTCAACGTGGGCGTCTCCACCCACTTCGATGCCGTGGCAAAGGGCGAGGCCTACATCCATATGAAGGGCAACGAGGTGTTCCGCATGGCCGTGAACACCCTCGGTCGCATCGTCGACGAGACGCTGGAAGCGAATCGGATGACCCAGGCCGACGTCGACTGGCTGATCCCGCACCAGGCCAACATCCGCATCATCAACGCCACCGCGCGCAAACTGAACATGCCGCCGGAACGCGTGGTGGTGACGGTCGACCAGCACGGCAACACCTCGGCCGCCTCGGTGCCGATGGCGCTGGACGTGGCCGTGCGCGACGGCCGCATCCAGCGCGGCGAAACGCTGCTGATGGAGGCCTTCGGCGGCGGCTTCACCTGGGGTTCGGCGCTGCTGAAATTTTGAATTGTGAACCACGTAGGTCGGGTTAGCCCGTAAGGGCGTAACCCGACGACACTCCGGCCGTATTCGTTGGGTTACGGGCTATCGCGCCTGACCCAACCTACAGCTTGTAGGTCGGGTTGGCCCGAAGGGCGTAACCCGACAGACACCAGGCATTGAAGTAAATGGATAACGCATGACTGACTTCGATTACACACTGGCCTACGTCTTCCCCGGCCAGGGCTCGCAGAGCGTGGGCATGCTGGCCGAACTGGCCGCCGCCCATCCCGTGGTGGGAGAGACCTTCGCCGAGGCCTCCGATGTGCTCGGCTATGACCTGTGGCAGCTCAGCCAGGACGGCCCGGCGGAGCAGCTCAACCAGACCGACCGGACCCAGCCGGCCATGCTCGCCGCCGGGGTGGCGGTGTGGCGGGTGCTGGCGCAGGCCACCGACAAGCGCCCGGCCATGCTCGCCGGCCACAGCCTGGGCGAATACAGCGCCCTGGTGTGCGCCGGGGTGCTGGAATTTGCCGCCGCGGTGAAACTGGTCGAGAGCCGTGCCCGGTTCATGCAGGAGGCCGTGCCGGCCGGAGCGGGCGCCATGGCGGCCATCCTCGGCCTGGATGACGATGCCGTGCGCGAGGTCTGCCGGCAGGCCGCCGAGGGTGAGGTGGTCGAACCGGTCAATTTCAACGCCCCCGGCCAGGTGGTCATTGCCGGTGGCGCGGCCGCCGTCGAGCGGGCCGTGACCCAGGCCAAGGCGGCCGGGGCCAGGCGCGCCGTGCCGCTGCCGGTCAGCGTGCCCTCGCACTGCAGCCTGATGCAGCCGGCGGCCGAGGCCCTGTCCGCCGAACTGGCCCGCACCGACCTGCGCCCGCCCAGCATCGACGTCATCCATAACGTCGATGTGCGCGCCCACAGCGATGCCAACGAGATCCGCGAACTGCTCGCCCGCCAGCTGCACAATCCGGTGCGCTGGGTCGAGACCGTCCAGTACATGCAGGCCGAAGGCGTGACCCGGCTGATCGAATGCGGGCCCGGCAAGGTACTGGCCGGACTGAACAAGCGCATCGCGAAGGAAATGACGGCGCTGCCGGTGTACGATCCGACCAGCCTGGAAGCGGCGCTGGAACAGATCTGAGGTATGGCCACGCAAGCATGCAATCCTGTTGTAGGTCGGGTTAGCCCGAAGGGCGTAACCCGACGTATCCGCCGTGAGTGTCGGGTTACGCTGCGCTAACCCGACCTACGGCTTGGGGTGGTCATCACAGCTTTTGAATGCAATGCAGGAACAAGGTGATTTGACATGAGTCTGGACAAACACATCGCCCTGGTCACCGGCGCCAGCCGCGGTATCGGCCAGGCCATCGCCCTGACCCTGGGCCGGCGCGGCGCCACCGTGATCGGCACCGCCACCAGCGACAACGGTGCGGATGCCATCAGCAACACCTTCTCGAGCGAAGGGATCGAAGGCGCCGGCCGGGTGCTGGACGTCACCGACGCCGGCGGCGTCGATGCCCTGGTCAAGTCCATCGCAGACGAGTTCGGCACTCCCACCATTCTGGTCAACAATGCCGGCATCACCCGCGACAACCTGCTCATGCGCATGAAGCCGGAGGAGTGGGACGCGGTGATCGACGCCAATCTCAATTCCGTCTTCCGCCTGTCCCGGGCCTGTCTGCGCGGCATGATGAAGGCCAGACACGGCCGGATCATCAATATCGCCTCGGTGGTCGGTGTGAGCGGCAACCCGGGCCAGGCCAACTATGCCGCGGCCAAGGCCGGCATGATCGGTTTTGCCAAGTCCCTGGCCCGCGAGGTCGGCTCACGCGGCATCACCGTCAATACAGTGGCGCCCGGCTTCATCGACACCGACATGACCCGGGCCCTGCCCGAGGACCAGCGCCAGGCACTGCTGAGCAACATCCCGCTGGCCCGGCTCGGCGCGGTGGAAGACATTGCCAATGCCGTCGCATTTCTCGCCTCCGACGAAGCCGGCTACATCACGGGCGAGACACTGCATGTCAACGGCGGCATGTACATGGCCTGACCGTTTTTATAGAAAGTTTTTGTATTACGCTGTTATCTGGAAAGTTGTATCTTGAACCGGCAGGGCGCTGCGGCGAGGGTCCGCGGGCTGTTCAGACGGGATTTCCGCTGGATTAGCCCCAGGCTTTTCACTACAATACCGCCCGCAGTTTGCTGCCTGAAGTCTCGGAGGAAAGATTCACATGAGCAATATTGAAGAACGGGTTAAGAAGATTGTTGTCGAACAGCTGGGTGTGAAGGAAGATGAAGTCACCACGGGTGCTTCCTTCGTAGACGATCTGGGCGCAGATTCCCTGGATACCGTCGAACTGGTGATGGCCCTGGAAGAGGAATTCGAATGCGAAATCCCCGACGAGGAAGCCGAGAAGATCACCACCGTGCAGCAGGCGATCGACTACATCAACGCCAACCTGGGCTGAGCGCTCAGGCTGCAATTCAGCGCCGCTGCCACCCTGGTGGCTGCGGCCTTTTAGTATTTGCGAATCCCGAAACCCCGCAGGGAATACCCGGAGGCTGAATCCGGCCGAAGGACCATCGGGGTAGACCGATCCCATCTCCAAGAGGCGCTATCTTGTCACGTCGTCGCGTAGTCATCACCGGCCTGGGTGCCATCGCACCCGTCGGCCTGTCCGTGGATGAGGCCTGGGCCAGCATCAAGGCAGGGCAGGGCGGTATCCGCCCCATCACCAGCTTCGACACCTCGGCCTTCTCGGTGCGCTTCGGCGGAACGGTCGAGGGCTTCGAGATCACGGACTACCTGCCGTCCAAGGAAGCCCGCAAGATGGATCCCTTCATCCATTACGGCATGGCGGCAGGCATCCAGGCGATCCGCGACGCCGGTCTGGACGGTGCCTCCGACGAGGAGGGCCGCTTCGGCGTGGCCATCGGCTCGGGCATCGGCGGCCTGTGCACCATCGAGAAGAATCACGCCCTGCTGCTGGAGAGCGGTCCGCGCAAGATCTCGCCCTTTTTCGTACCCAGCAGCATCATCAACATGATTTCGGGCAACCTGTCCATCCTGCACGGCTTCCGCGGCCCCAACATCGCCATGGTCACCGCCTGCACCACCGGCACCCACAACATCGGCCAGGCTGCGCGCTATATCCAGTACGGCGAGGCCGATGTGATGGTCGCCGGCGGTGCCGAGATGGCGAGCACCCCGCTGGGGCTGGGCGGGTTTGCCGCCGCCCGCGCCCTGTCCACCCGCAATGACGATCCGGCCACGGCCAGCCGCCCCTGGGACAAGGACCGCGACGGCTTCGTACTGGGCGACGGCGCCGGGGTGCTGGTACTGGAGGAGCTCGAGCATGCCCGCAGCCGCGGGGCGAAGATCTACGCCGAGCTGATCGGCTACGGCATGAGCGGCGACGCCCATCACATGACCCAACCCGCCGAGGGCGGGGAGGGTGCCGTACGCTGCATGCGCGCCGCGCTCAAGGATGCCGGCATCGAGCCCGCCGCCATCGACTACATCAACGCCCACGGCACCTCCACCCCGGCCGGCGACAAGGCCGAGACCGACGCCATCAAGACCACCTTCGGCGAGCATGCCCACCGACTGGCCGTCAGCTCCACCAAGTCCATGACCGGGCACCTGCTGGGCGCGGCCGGGGGTGTTGAAGCGGTGTTCACCGCGCTGTCGCTGCGCGACCAGATCGCACCGCCCACCATCAACTACAGCACGCCGGATCCGGAGTGCGATCTCGACTATGTACCCAACACCGCGCGCGCGATGCAGATCGATATCGCCCTGTCCAATTCCTTCGGATTCGGCGGAACCAACGGCACCATCGTGATGCGCCGCTTCACCGACTGAGAGTCGGGTCCGCGGGCCGGACGCCATGACGGTTGCGCAATCGCTTTCTTCCGCCACGCTGCCCGCCGGCTTCGACCTGCTGGCGCTGCACGAGGCCTTTCCCGAGCGTTATCCCTTCCTGCTGGAAAGCGCCCTCAGCGGCACGCAGGGGCGCTATGACATCCTGTTCGCCTTTCCGGGCGAGACCCTGACGCTGCAGGCCCCGGGGCAATTGCAGGGCCCGGCCGCCGAATCCGCCAGCGGCTTTCTCCCGGCACTGGATGCCTGGTGGCGGGAAGCGGGCGGCCGCGACGACACGGCCGGTCTGCCCTTCAACGGCGGCTGGTTCCTGTTGCTGGGCTACGAACTGGCCCAGGAGGTCGAGCCGGTACTGCAACTCAGCCGAGCGCCGCACATGCCCTTCATCGCCACCGCCGTGCGCTGCCCGGCGGCGGTGATCGCCGACCGGCGCGACGGCAGCCTCCAGCTGGTAAGCGAATCCGATCCCGGCCTGGTACGGGTGATGCGCGAGGATATCGAACAGGCCGCCGCCCGCCCGCCGCCGGCCGCCGTGCCGCTGACGCTGTCGGGACAGACCGAGGAGGCCCCGCAGCATTATCTCGATGCGGTGGAACGCACTCTCGGCTACATTCGTGACGGCGATGTATTCCAGGTCAACCTGTCGCGTCTGTGGACCGCGGAGCTCGGCCAGCCGGTCACCCCCGCCGCACTCTACCGACGTCTGCGCGACCGCAATCCCGGCCCCTTCAACGGCCTGGCGGTATTCCCCGACTACGCCGTGATCAGCTCCTCGCCGGAACGTCTGGTGGAGGTGCGCGGCCGCCGGGTGAGCACGCGGCCCATCGCCGGCACCCGGCCGCGCGGACAGGGGGAGCAGGACCGTGAACTGTCGGACGAGTTGCTCGGCCACCCCAAGGAACGTGCCGAGCACATCATGCTCATCGATCTGGAACGCAATGACCTGGGGCGGGTCTGCCGGCCCGGCAGCATCGAGGTCGACGAGTTGATGCAGCTGGAGTCCTATGCCCATGTGCATCATATCGTCTCCAACATCCAGGGCGAGCTGCGCCCGGAGATCACGCCGGGCGAGGTGATCCGGGCGGTCTATCCCGGCGGCACCATCACCGGCTGTCCCAAGGTGCGCTGCATGCAGATCATCGCCGAACTCGAGGCCGGGGGGCGCGGCGCCTATACCGGCGCCATGGGTTATCTGAACCGCAATGGCGACATGGACCTGAACATCCTCATCCGTACCATCGAGCAGCGGGACCGCAGGCTGTATTGGCGCGCCGGCGCCGGCATCGTCTCGGATTCCAGGCCACAGCAGGAACTGGAGGAAACCCGCGCCAAGGCCCGCGGCCTGGTGCTGGCGCTGGAAAACACGCCCGAGGACGCGGCATGAGCGGAATCGAGTCGGCCTGGATCAACGGCGAGGCGCAGACGCGGATCGATGTACATGACCGCGGACTGCAGTTCGGCGACGGCCTGTTCGAAACCCTGGCCGTCATCGATGGCCGCATCATGCACTGGGAACGCCACCGGGCACGGCTCATGCGCGGCTGCCAGCGTCTGGGACTGCCCGAACCGCCCCGGGAACAACTCGAGCGGGAGCTGCAGACGGCCGCCGCCGACCAGCCGCGGGCGGTGCTGAAACTGCTGTACACCTGCGGTTGTTCGCTGCGCGGCTATGCCCGCCCGGACGACATCCGAGCGCAGCGTGTCCTGCTGCGCTCGGCCTGGCCGGCGGGGCTGGAAAGGCACAGTCCCGCCGGCCTGCGTATAATCTGGTGCCGGCACCGGCTGGCCAGCCAGCCGCGGCTCGCCGGCATCAAGCATCTCAACCGGCTGGACCAGGTCCTCGCCCGCGCCGAGTGGCAGGACCCGGAGATCAACGAGGGCCTGTTGCGTGACCAGGACGGTCACGTCATCGAGGGTGTTGCCAGCAATCTGTTCCTGGTACGCAACGGCGTGCTCCACACCCCACGGCTGGACAACTGCGGCGTGGCGGGCGTGATGCGCGAGCATCTGATGGCAAGCGCGCGCGCGGCAGGCATCGAAGTAATGGAAAGCTGTATGGACGAGAATGACGTGACCGGCGCGGATGAACTGTTCCTGTGCAACAGCCTGATGGGAATGCGCCCGGTCGCCCGGCTTGCCGGGCAGCGTTATGAAACCGGCCCCGTAACCCGGCGCCTGCTGTCGCTGATGAATCCGGAATCTGCATAACACGCATGGCTGTCAACGCGGGAAAATCCGTTCTCCATCGGCCGCTGGTGCTGATGCTGCTGACGCTCGCGATCGCCGTCGCCGGGGCAATCGGCTGGCTGTATCTGGACTACCAGCGGTTCCTGCGCACGCCGCTGGCACTGGACAGCGAGGGCCGGAACCTGGAGGTCAGGCCGGGCCAGAGCCTGTCCGGCCTGGCCTGGCAGCTGCACGAGGAGGGCCTGCTGGCGCATCCGCGTTATCTCGCCCTGCTGGGACGGATCAGCGGCGAGGCCGGGCGCATCCAGGCCGGGGAGTTCCATATCCCCGCCGGGGCCACACCGGGCCAGCTGCTGCACATACTCACCAGCGGGCGGGTGGTGCAGTATCCGGTTACCCTGATCGCGGGCTGGACCATCCAGCAGCTGCGTGCCCACCTGGCCGAGCAGCCGTTTCTCGACCACACCCTGGATGGCGTTGATGATGCCGAACTGATGCAGCGCCTGGAGCGGCCTGGACAGCACCCCGAGGGCTGGTTTCTGCCCGACACCTACCATTTCCCGCGCGGTACCCGTGATATTGTAGTCCTGCGCCGCGCCCTCCAGGCCATGGAGCGGCACCTGGAGCAGAATTGGGAGCGCCGTCGTCCGGACCTGCCGCTGGATTCGCCCTACGAGGCATTGATTCTGGCCTCGATCGTGGAAAAGGAAACCGGTATCCCCGAGGAACGGGCCCGCATCGCCGGCGTTTTCGTCCGGCGGCTGGAGCGGGGCATGCGGCTGCAGACCGACCCCACGGTGATCTACGGCATGGGCGATGCCTTCGACGGCAACATCCGGCGCCGTGATCTGCGCACCGACACCCCGTACAATACCTATACCCGCGGGGGGCTGCCGCCCACACCCATCGCCCTGCCCAGTGCCGAGGCGGTCACGGCCGTGATGCACCCGGCCGCAGGCGAGGCCTTGTATTTTGTTTCCCGCGGCGATGGCAGTCATGTCTTTTCCGCCACGTTGCAAGAACACAACCGGGCGGTACGCCGCTATCAGCTGAACCGTCCCTGAGCGCCGCCCGAGCTTCAGAGTTGATTGAGAGCATGCAGACCATACTGATCAAGT
This sequence is a window from Thiohalobacter thiocyanaticus. Protein-coding genes within it:
- the fabD gene encoding ACP S-malonyltransferase, producing MTDFDYTLAYVFPGQGSQSVGMLAELAAAHPVVGETFAEASDVLGYDLWQLSQDGPAEQLNQTDRTQPAMLAAGVAVWRVLAQATDKRPAMLAGHSLGEYSALVCAGVLEFAAAVKLVESRARFMQEAVPAGAGAMAAILGLDDDAVREVCRQAAEGEVVEPVNFNAPGQVVIAGGAAAVERAVTQAKAAGARRAVPLPVSVPSHCSLMQPAAEALSAELARTDLRPPSIDVIHNVDVRAHSDANEIRELLARQLHNPVRWVETVQYMQAEGVTRLIECGPGKVLAGLNKRIAKEMTALPVYDPTSLEAALEQI
- the fabG gene encoding 3-oxoacyl-ACP reductase FabG — its product is MSLDKHIALVTGASRGIGQAIALTLGRRGATVIGTATSDNGADAISNTFSSEGIEGAGRVLDVTDAGGVDALVKSIADEFGTPTILVNNAGITRDNLLMRMKPEEWDAVIDANLNSVFRLSRACLRGMMKARHGRIINIASVVGVSGNPGQANYAAAKAGMIGFAKSLAREVGSRGITVNTVAPGFIDTDMTRALPEDQRQALLSNIPLARLGAVEDIANAVAFLASDEAGYITGETLHVNGGMYMA
- the acpP gene encoding acyl carrier protein, coding for MSNIEERVKKIVVEQLGVKEDEVTTGASFVDDLGADSLDTVELVMALEEEFECEIPDEEAEKITTVQQAIDYINANLG
- the fabF gene encoding beta-ketoacyl-ACP synthase II — its product is MSRRRVVITGLGAIAPVGLSVDEAWASIKAGQGGIRPITSFDTSAFSVRFGGTVEGFEITDYLPSKEARKMDPFIHYGMAAGIQAIRDAGLDGASDEEGRFGVAIGSGIGGLCTIEKNHALLLESGPRKISPFFVPSSIINMISGNLSILHGFRGPNIAMVTACTTGTHNIGQAARYIQYGEADVMVAGGAEMASTPLGLGGFAAARALSTRNDDPATASRPWDKDRDGFVLGDGAGVLVLEELEHARSRGAKIYAELIGYGMSGDAHHMTQPAEGGEGAVRCMRAALKDAGIEPAAIDYINAHGTSTPAGDKAETDAIKTTFGEHAHRLAVSSTKSMTGHLLGAAGGVEAVFTALSLRDQIAPPTINYSTPDPECDLDYVPNTARAMQIDIALSNSFGFGGTNGTIVMRRFTD
- a CDS encoding aminodeoxychorismate synthase component I — protein: MTVAQSLSSATLPAGFDLLALHEAFPERYPFLLESALSGTQGRYDILFAFPGETLTLQAPGQLQGPAAESASGFLPALDAWWREAGGRDDTAGLPFNGGWFLLLGYELAQEVEPVLQLSRAPHMPFIATAVRCPAAVIADRRDGSLQLVSESDPGLVRVMREDIEQAAARPPPAAVPLTLSGQTEEAPQHYLDAVERTLGYIRDGDVFQVNLSRLWTAELGQPVTPAALYRRLRDRNPGPFNGLAVFPDYAVISSSPERLVEVRGRRVSTRPIAGTRPRGQGEQDRELSDELLGHPKERAEHIMLIDLERNDLGRVCRPGSIEVDELMQLESYAHVHHIVSNIQGELRPEITPGEVIRAVYPGGTITGCPKVRCMQIIAELEAGGRGAYTGAMGYLNRNGDMDLNILIRTIEQRDRRLYWRAGAGIVSDSRPQQELEETRAKARGLVLALENTPEDAA
- the pabC gene encoding aminodeoxychorismate lyase, with the protein product MSGIESAWINGEAQTRIDVHDRGLQFGDGLFETLAVIDGRIMHWERHRARLMRGCQRLGLPEPPREQLERELQTAAADQPRAVLKLLYTCGCSLRGYARPDDIRAQRVLLRSAWPAGLERHSPAGLRIIWCRHRLASQPRLAGIKHLNRLDQVLARAEWQDPEINEGLLRDQDGHVIEGVASNLFLVRNGVLHTPRLDNCGVAGVMREHLMASARAAGIEVMESCMDENDVTGADELFLCNSLMGMRPVARLAGQRYETGPVTRRLLSLMNPESA